A genomic segment from Acipenser ruthenus chromosome 5, fAciRut3.2 maternal haplotype, whole genome shotgun sequence encodes:
- the LOC131737094 gene encoding tetratricopeptide repeat protein 32-like: MDKEMLSILQEADSEFHRQHFKEAERLYSQFITACAESRDCSTDDLAVAYNNRGQVKYLRVDFYDAMEDYTSAIRAKKDFAIPYYNRGLIRYRLGFFEDAERDFRKALNLNPSFEDAKMSLTQTTTDKENKLRRGY; this comes from the exons ATGGATAAAGAAATGTTGAGTATTTTACAAGAAGCTGATAGCGAATTCCACAGACAGCATTTCAAAGAAGCAGAACGCTTATACTCGCAGTTTATCACGGCCTGTGCCGAGAGCAG ggaCTGCAGTACAGATGATCTTGCTGTTGCATACAACAACAGAGGACAGGTGAAGTACCTGAGAGTAGACTTCTATGACGCCATGGAAGATTATACTTCAGCCATCCGGGCAAAAAAAGATTTTGCGATACCTTACTACAACAGAGGTCTGATACGGTATAGGCtag gtttttttgaggatgcagagAGAGACTTCAGGAAGGCACTGAATCTGAATCCTAGCTTTGAAGATGCAAAAATGAGTTTAACACAGACCACAACAGATAAAGAAAACAAGTTAAGGCGGGGATATTAA